In one Silene latifolia isolate original U9 population chromosome 10, ASM4854445v1, whole genome shotgun sequence genomic region, the following are encoded:
- the LOC141607504 gene encoding uncharacterized protein LOC141607504: MWFIRDIGSPAFQVVRKLSRVRQAVKKWSMDKREEWSGKWDDFDKRLEEGMEIALRGGSTEKYDRVNEEVRNFATAMATYWKQRAKIKWMVDGDTCTKYFFNWVKGRAGRNFILGIKGNDGAWSYKEEEVSDIFQDYFVKLYSNRSHNAGEHVNVTPPTAEYGFERVLKHLKTKVLEDDLDMLGKPFTAKEVRKAVFQMGPMKSPGPDGIPAIFYQKCWYVIKKDFTKAVLSILNSGLVLREVNRTFIALIPKTDSPEEVKDYRPISLCNVFMRIITKCITNRLSKIMGYLVGDHQNAFIAGRSISDNILLAHEAIHKINSHKRGVSGSLAFKADMSKAYDRVRWDFLEAVLFKFRFPEKMIRLIMACVSTVSYEVLFNGKPLQQFKPACGLRQGDPLSPYLFLLCMEVLSANMVHAREVGILRGIRICQGVRPLTHLFFADDSIFFIKDRGNAIRSLKRILDKYCEASGQALNEEKCGVLYSPSMKLRKIRTCIKVFKLKRHKGIGKYLGMPTEFHGSKKEIFKGLIENVTRRISSWNGVFLTPAGRLTLINSVLSNISNYFLSVFKMPVSVTKKINSLLSHFWWAGCKSGKSLHWCSRMFTSLPKREGGLGIRNIECLNKALLAKHAWRLVTGENSIFCQIFREKVFGSSTSGNILTPRITGNASWGVKSIFHGMTFILEKFSWQPGTNSNLNVWTSRWVDTRAPEPKGDLLDPAFNFLKDLRIRDLCLNRGGWNQDLINMLFDDESSKRILAIPLRINDGEDEIIWPFSSTGVYTVKSGYGVLFNEMFMRRSTFLDRSRLNQGRKKFCGKRLWHLPIPQSWKILIWKILTNSLPVGGEFVRRNLTWSPFCPLCSSTRDSVETVDHLFKDCSITARIWAGSQFGINSEQAYNLEVGDWIVNWIQFLRTLNDWQIRLIQFSAIIVSIWNLRNNVIFRGESFNPKGFFPAYNQLITCAMKGFVERGEANLTEHGSLDNNDLPDIEGDLVWSGNPVYVTGGFGSCSLVRVMVDASWEKTWQAAWGWVVYDEHGNVIYKGGEKGRAESPLQAEALGVLKALQWALGNNFLHVELSSDCLQFVFQCAGLGTKHYQTKGVLEDILCLTPSFHCLCFSYVCRKNNVEAHLLARRAMTMA, from the coding sequence ATGTGGTTTATTCGGGACATTGGATCACCGGCTTTCCAGGTGGTCCGAAAGCTCTCAAGAGTTAGGCAAGCTGTTAAAAAATGGTCAATGGATAAGCGTGAGGAATGGTCCGGAAAATGGGATGATTTTGATAAAAGATTAGAGGAGGGTATGGAGATAGCCTTGAGGGGGGGTAGCACTGAGAAATATGATAGAGTCAACGAGGAGGTGCGGAATTTTGCCACTGCTATGGCTACTTATTGGAAACAACGAGCAAAAATCAAATGGATGGTTGACGGAGATACTTGCACAAAATATTTCTTTAATTGGGTTAAGGGGCGAGCAGGGAGGAATTTCATTCTTGGGATAAAAGGAAATGATGGTGCCTGGTCCTATAAGGAGGAAGAGGTTAGTGACATCTTTCAAGACTATTTTGTCAAACTTTACTCCAACAGGTCTCACAACGCAGGTGAGCATGTGAATGTTACACCTCCTACTGCCGAGTATGGGTTTGAAAGAGTCTTAAAGCATTTGAAAACCAAGGTTTTAGAGGATGATTTGGATATGCTGGGAAAACCTTTTACTGCTAAAGAGGTTAGAAAGGCGGTTTTTCAGATGGGACCTATGAAATCTCCGGGGCCTGATGGGATACCTGCCATATTCTACCAAAAATGCTGGTATGTTATTAAGAAAGATTTTACTAAGGCTGTTTTATCAATCCTTAATTCGGGCTTGGTTCTAAGAGAGGTTAACAGAACCTTTATAGCACTAATCCCGAAAACTGATAGCCCTGAGGAAGTTAAGGACTATAGGCCCATCAGCCTTTGTAATGTGTTTATGCGGATAATAACCAAATGCATTACTAATAGATTATCCAAAATCATGGGATATTTGGTGGGAGATCATCAAAATGCCTTCATTGCAGGAAGGAGTATAAGTGACAACATCCTTCTTGCACATGAGGCCATTCATAAGATTAACTCGCATAAACGAGGAGTATCAGGAAGTCTTGCGTTCAAAGCGGATATGAGTAAAGCGTATGACCGAGTACGGTGGGATTTTCTGGAAGCAGTTCTTTTTAAGTTTAGATTTCCTGAAAAGATGATTCGTCTTATTATGGCTTGTGTGAGCACTGTGTCATATGAGGTCCTGTTCAATGGTAAACCCCTACAACAATTCAAACCTGCTTGTGGACTGAGACAGGGGGATCCATTATCCCCCTATCTGTTTCTGCTTTGTATGGAAGTGCTATCAGCTAACATGGTTCATGCTCGAGAAGTGGGGATATTGAGAGGGATTAGGATTTGTCAAGGGGTGCGGCCACTAACTCATCTATTTTTTGCTGACGATTCAATTTTCTTCATTAAAGACAGGGGAAATGCAATAAGGTCTCTTAAACGCATTCTTGACAAATATTGTGAGGCTTCGGGACAGGCACTTAATGAAGAAAAATGTGGTGTTCTTTATAGCCCAAGCATGAAGCTCCGTAAAATACGAACTTGTATAAAAGTCTTCAAACTTAAGAGGCATAAAGGAATTGGGAAATACCTTGGCATGCCAACGGAATTTCATGGATCCAAGAAGGAAATTTTCAAAGGATTAATTGAGAATGTCACAAGACGGATCTCATCGTGGAATGGTGTGTTTCTAACTCCAGCGGGGAGGCTTACCCTTATCAACTCTGTCCTATCAAACATTTcaaattactttctatcggtattcAAAATGCCGGTAAGTGTGACAAAGAAAATCAACTCTCttttgtcacatttttggtgggccggGTGCAAATCGGGTAAGTCCCTTCATTGGTGTAGTAGGATGTTCACTAGTCTTCCAAAGAGGGAAGGAGGCCTGGGGATACGAAATATTGAATGCCTTAATAAGGCATTACTGGCCAAGCATGCGTGGAGACTCGTGACCGGAGAAAATTCGATTTTTTGTCAAATTTTCAGAGAAAAGGTCTTTGGCAGTTCTACTTCGGGGAATATTTTGACTCCAAGAATTACAGGGAATGCATCCTGGGGAGTTAAAAGTATTTTTCATGGAATGACATTTATTCTGGAGAAATTTAGCTGGCAACCAGGTACGAATTCAAATCTAAATGTCTGGACTTCAAGGTGGGTTGATACGAGGGCACCTGAGCCTAAGGGTGATTTATTGGATCCGGCGTTTAATTTCCTTAAAGATTTACGAATAAGAGATCTATGTCTAAATAGAGGGGGATGGAATCAGGACTTGATAAATATGCTCTTTGATGATGAGAGTTCAAAAAGAATTCTGGCTATACCGCTGAGAATTAATGATGGGGAGGACGAAATCATTTGGCCTTTCTCCTCAACTGGAGTTTACACGGTTAAAAGCGGGTATGGGGTACTTTTTAATGAAATGTTTATGAGGAGAAGTACATTCCTGGACAGATCAAGATTAAATCAAGGGAGGAAAAAGTTTTGTGGTAAACGGCTTTGGCACCTTCCAATTCCACAGTCGTGGAAAATCCTTATCTGGAAAATCCTTACGAATTCTCTTCCTGTAGGAGGGGAATTTGTTAGGAGAAACCTGACGTGGAGCCCTTTCTGCCCTTTATGCAGTAGTACTAGGGATTCGGTTGAAACGGTTGACCATCTTTTCAAAGATTGTAGTATTACGGCAAGGATCTGGGCGGGGTCACAATTTGGGATTAACTCGGAACAAGCTTATAATTTGGAAGTCGGTGACTGGATTGTCAACTGGATTCAATTCTTGAGAACCTTGAATGATTGGCAGATTCGGCTCATTCAATTTAGCGCAATCATTGTATCCATTTGGAATTTGCGTAATAATGTGATTTTTAGAGGTGAGTCTTTTAATCCCAAGGGTTTCTTTCCAGCttataatcaactgatcacctGTGCTATGAAAGGATTTGTTGAAAGAGGTGAAGCCAATTTGACGGAGCACGGTAGTCTGGATAACAACGATCTACCGGATATTGAGGGTGATTTGGTGTGGAGTGGAAACCCGGTGTATGTGACTGGGGGCTTTGGGTCGTGTAGCTTAGTGCGGGTTATGGTGGATGCGAGTTGGGAAAAAACTTGGCAGGCTGCTTGGGGATGGGTGGTTTATGATGAACATGGGAATGTGATTTATAAAGGAGGGGAGAAGGGGCGTGCTGAATCACCATTACAAGCGGAGGCTTTGGGGGTCTTGAAGGCCTTACAGTGGGCTCTCGGTAACAACTTCCTTCATGTGGAGCTCTCATCCGATTGCCTTCAATTTGTGTTTCAATGTGCAGGTTTAGGAACAAAGCACTACCAGACTAAAGGAGTTCTAGAAGACATTCTCTGTCTAACGCCAAGCTTTCATTGTCTATGTTTTAGCTATGTATGTAGGAAAAATAATGTGGAGGCTCACCTCCTAGCGAGACGGGCCATGACTATGGCGTAG